In a single window of the Elusimicrobiota bacterium genome:
- a CDS encoding O-antigen polymerase, translating into MNGLIITVLLLVSLTLFARIQQGNWLSPGVFFTLYWTVFVVISFIGAPDYYVGSKVILWIFVASFAVYVGSIIGLGRGLFKIDTHFTAINNNKLKLPGIKQIILISTILGLASVYILLQSKGYSFFSLFSFDAVKEMGRVFSIARYLEGYEPPFLSRILLTFVYLGTFLGGTLFAFSSSKACRLISLLPFLPAVISGVVQTTRASILIPGVLWVSSYLSSKILLDSGRTKLFNIKYFVAIFGIIIFIIVMFFALAFSRYGYWKTWERTLPEVWSHNRSWFFGEISAFSYWFEQNWIEKMEPTLGCFSFAGLYDLIGLTKRHIGIYISSVEVAPREFTNVYTIFRGLIEDFTLHGSLLILFIFGIIGGWSYRGVVQGKITHIQSLVFFYFITLWSPVVSLFNYNTILLSWLLFSMYLIAIKLKKREIYE; encoded by the coding sequence ATGAACGGATTAATTATTACAGTGCTGCTGTTAGTATCATTAACTTTATTTGCTAGGATACAACAAGGTAACTGGTTGTCTCCCGGAGTGTTCTTCACTTTATATTGGACAGTTTTTGTTGTAATATCTTTTATAGGAGCACCAGATTATTATGTCGGGTCAAAAGTGATATTATGGATTTTTGTTGCTTCTTTTGCAGTCTATGTTGGTAGTATAATCGGTTTGGGACGAGGTTTGTTTAAGATTGATACCCATTTTACAGCAATTAATAACAATAAATTAAAATTACCTGGCATAAAGCAAATTATATTGATTTCCACAATTCTTGGGTTAGCATCAGTGTATATTCTTCTTCAATCAAAGGGATATTCTTTTTTTTCGTTATTTTCTTTTGATGCCGTCAAAGAAATGGGTAGAGTATTTTCTATTGCTCGTTATTTGGAAGGTTATGAACCGCCATTTTTATCAAGGATATTATTAACTTTTGTTTATCTTGGAACTTTTTTGGGCGGTACTTTATTTGCTTTCAGTTCATCAAAAGCTTGTCGCTTAATATCATTATTACCGTTTTTACCAGCAGTAATATCCGGAGTTGTTCAAACTACTCGTGCTAGTATTTTGATTCCTGGGGTTTTATGGGTTTCCTCTTATCTTTCTAGTAAAATTTTATTAGATAGCGGTAGGACCAAACTTTTCAATATAAAATATTTTGTTGCAATCTTTGGGATAATCATTTTTATTATAGTTATGTTTTTTGCCCTTGCCTTTTCTAGATATGGTTACTGGAAAACTTGGGAAAGAACACTTCCCGAAGTGTGGTCTCATAACAGATCGTGGTTTTTTGGAGAGATATCAGCATTTTCATATTGGTTTGAGCAAAACTGGATAGAAAAAATGGAGCCGACACTTGGATGTTTTAGTTTTGCAGGATTGTATGATTTAATTGGTTTAACCAAACGGCATATAGGTATTTATATATCTTCTGTTGAAGTTGCTCCAAGAGAATTTACCAATGTCTATACAATTTTTCGTGGACTTATAGAAGATTTTACTTTACACGGTTCACTTCTTATTCTTTTTATATTTGGAATAATTGGTGGATGGTCTTATCGTGGAGTTGTTCAAGGCAAAATTACACACATCCAAAGTTTAGTATTCTTTTACTTTATTACTCTCTGGAGTCCCGTTGTAAGTTTATTTA